From a single Pseudomonas cremoricolorata genomic region:
- a CDS encoding ParD-like family protein, with product MGIVKICDALHQDLRVASTALSRSINAQAEHWIRLGMLAELHPDCTYQQLLRQLLRQEQANLKELLQ from the coding sequence ATGGGCATCGTCAAGATCTGCGACGCACTGCATCAGGACCTTCGCGTGGCGAGCACCGCCCTGTCACGCTCGATCAACGCCCAGGCCGAGCACTGGATTCGCCTGGGCATGCTGGCTGAACTGCATCCGGACTGCACCTATCAGCAACTGCTGCGCCAACTGCTGCGCCAGGAACAGGCCAACCTCAAGGAATTGCTGCAATGA
- the map gene encoding type I methionyl aminopeptidase yields the protein MSNVIVKDAAQMALMRHAGRLLAQVFADLDTFIGPGVTTLQINDRAEAFITEQLKARPASKGQYGFPYALNTSVDNVVCHGMPKLDEVLLEGSIINVDITLEQGGYIADSSKMYCIGTIGGEARRLVETTYEALRKGIEQVRPGATLGDIGHAIQSHAEAAGYSVVREYCGHGIGKQMHEAPQVLHYGQRGMGMRLKPGMVFTIEPMINQGKRGTRTLRDGWTVVTRDGALSAQWEHTVAVTESGFEVLTWREEERDVLPITG from the coding sequence ATGAGCAACGTGATCGTCAAAGATGCCGCGCAGATGGCGCTGATGCGCCATGCCGGGCGCCTGCTGGCGCAGGTGTTCGCGGACCTCGACACCTTCATTGGCCCAGGTGTCACCACCTTGCAGATCAACGACCGCGCCGAGGCCTTCATCACCGAGCAGCTCAAGGCGCGCCCCGCCAGCAAGGGCCAGTACGGGTTTCCCTATGCCCTCAACACGTCAGTGGACAACGTGGTCTGCCACGGCATGCCCAAACTCGATGAAGTGCTGCTCGAAGGCTCGATCATCAATGTCGACATCACCCTCGAACAAGGCGGCTATATTGCCGACTCATCGAAGATGTACTGCATCGGAACTATCGGCGGCGAGGCACGGCGCCTGGTCGAGACCACCTACGAGGCCCTGCGCAAAGGCATCGAGCAGGTGCGCCCCGGCGCTACCTTGGGCGATATCGGCCATGCCATCCAGAGCCATGCCGAAGCCGCTGGCTACAGCGTGGTGCGCGAATACTGCGGGCACGGGATCGGCAAGCAGATGCATGAAGCGCCGCAGGTGCTGCACTACGGCCAGCGCGGCATGGGCATGCGCTTGAAACCCGGCATGGTGTTCACCATCGAACCGATGATCAACCAGGGCAAGCGCGGCACCCGCACCCTGCGTGACGGCTGGACCGTGGTCACCCGCGATGGCGCACTTTCAGCCCAGTGGGAACACACCGTGGCGGTCACTGAGAGTGGCTTCGAAGTGCTGACCTGGCGCGAGGAAGAACGTGACGTACTGCCCATCACCGGCTGA
- a CDS encoding DUF805 domain-containing protein, with the protein MSCWIRLGLEPTQDLDAIRLAYRTQLPSHHPETDPEGFQALRSAYEEALRLAREHEALDTQAPVDDATPTADALHPTLQAFHHLLEEPSLRFDPQAWQTLIDELDELPLEQLDDVSWQILGGLRDCGPISHRCVGLLATRLGWADQLLRMENPQEVEALLQRLQVPDPFDTVLMRDWPPMLQMEALWYFRSLEFIFQSRPLFEFEQFVEQHTCVAMPNDPTLIERLYMQLSMAGIASPTVHAHWQAELKASPDDPDLLYLVGRQAELLGDQTQALTCNLRLLREHDYPQAERWLLEYCARHQPQWLPLLIQSLDQQPLPDTWPTELSDPLLGIPAQNPQTLARWSEASREGLGGIAATFIDWRLDGDDELPLLAWLLDEQDDALLHRRYWQAWALQRGEAGLLQQIISATPTDDALDALILEGFQRQANQQLHWLCQSEVAATLTEYSDRDDAGLDLPGSLLTLEVHPACREWLRRMRVYSAPALLGLNRQFQMRQMFTVPFAMALQGQLAERGIVLPPMPGGEALWDWHRQQLFMLAMLDQPARWMELVSAHVSQRLHYPPEHPFHGLHQQLISAQAHAEGGLLQWLDHSDPVQEMVAGRLLHFGNALELARLPSTAQLYACLQQDTVLINDYPFGYSLLCAVLLHDLSLDSEQRAKLLDRLQGARVVAGWFDGFRKGLIEGKPKPPAAQDINALGLDSDLLKRVVEALDRLINRGQPPSTRALRALQRAKDDEHQNPGLRCAIMAILSWSERMLRNRAQQPAAPAWQAWKLRSRLDRKGYALTLGAVIFGAVAPGFVPDVGIPVMLGDAGRVLIVLLLISALLRRMRDLDQGVWLMIGVLVLSRLIPFLPLVVMALPGDKLPNQYGPPPGRSEPLQDGLQAALRRLNGQ; encoded by the coding sequence ATGAGCTGCTGGATTCGCCTGGGTCTGGAACCGACCCAAGACCTCGACGCCATCCGCCTGGCCTACCGCACGCAGTTGCCGTCGCACCACCCCGAGACCGATCCGGAAGGTTTCCAGGCGCTGCGCAGCGCCTACGAAGAAGCCTTGCGCCTGGCCCGCGAGCACGAGGCGCTGGATACGCAGGCGCCGGTTGACGATGCAACCCCCACCGCCGACGCGTTGCATCCGACCCTGCAAGCCTTCCATCACCTGCTCGAAGAGCCGAGCCTGCGTTTCGACCCGCAAGCCTGGCAAACGCTGATCGACGAGCTCGACGAGTTGCCGCTCGAGCAGTTGGACGATGTCAGTTGGCAGATACTCGGCGGCCTGCGTGACTGCGGACCGATTTCGCACCGCTGCGTGGGACTGCTCGCCACCCGCCTGGGCTGGGCCGACCAGTTGCTGCGCATGGAAAACCCGCAGGAAGTCGAGGCCCTGCTGCAACGCCTGCAAGTGCCCGACCCGTTCGACACCGTACTGATGCGCGACTGGCCGCCGATGCTGCAGATGGAGGCCCTGTGGTACTTCCGCAGCCTGGAATTCATCTTCCAGAGTCGCCCGTTGTTCGAGTTCGAGCAGTTCGTCGAACAGCACACCTGCGTGGCGATGCCCAACGACCCGACCCTGATCGAACGCCTGTACATGCAGTTGAGCATGGCCGGTATCGCCAGCCCGACGGTGCATGCGCACTGGCAGGCAGAGCTAAAGGCCAGCCCGGACGATCCGGACCTGCTGTACCTGGTCGGCCGTCAGGCCGAACTGCTCGGCGACCAGACGCAGGCACTCACGTGCAACTTGCGCCTGCTGCGTGAACACGACTACCCCCAGGCCGAGCGCTGGCTGCTCGAATACTGCGCCCGCCATCAGCCGCAATGGCTGCCGTTGCTGATCCAGTCGCTCGATCAGCAACCGTTGCCCGACACCTGGCCGACCGAGCTCAGCGATCCTCTGCTGGGCATCCCGGCGCAGAACCCGCAGACGCTGGCGCGCTGGTCGGAAGCCTCCCGCGAAGGTCTGGGCGGTATTGCCGCGACCTTCATCGACTGGCGTCTGGACGGCGACGATGAGCTACCGTTGCTGGCCTGGCTGCTCGACGAGCAGGACGATGCCCTGCTGCACCGTCGTTACTGGCAGGCCTGGGCCTTGCAGCGTGGCGAAGCCGGGTTGCTGCAACAGATCATCAGTGCCACGCCGACCGACGACGCGCTGGATGCGTTGATCCTCGAAGGCTTCCAGCGGCAGGCCAATCAGCAGTTGCACTGGCTGTGTCAGTCCGAGGTTGCCGCGACCCTGACCGAGTATTCGGACCGCGACGACGCCGGCCTCGATCTGCCAGGTAGCCTGCTGACCCTGGAGGTGCATCCCGCCTGCCGTGAATGGCTGCGGCGCATGCGGGTCTATTCAGCGCCTGCGCTGCTGGGCCTGAACCGCCAGTTCCAGATGCGCCAGATGTTCACCGTACCCTTCGCCATGGCCTTGCAGGGGCAGTTGGCCGAGCGCGGCATCGTCCTGCCGCCAATGCCCGGCGGTGAGGCGCTGTGGGACTGGCACCGCCAGCAGTTGTTCATGCTGGCCATGCTCGATCAACCAGCGCGCTGGATGGAGCTGGTGTCGGCCCACGTCTCGCAACGCCTGCACTACCCACCCGAGCACCCGTTCCACGGCCTGCATCAACAACTGATCAGCGCCCAGGCCCACGCCGAGGGGGGCCTGCTGCAATGGCTCGATCACAGCGATCCAGTGCAGGAAATGGTCGCTGGGCGCCTGCTGCATTTCGGCAACGCCCTGGAGCTGGCGCGCCTGCCCAGTACCGCGCAGCTTTACGCCTGCCTGCAACAGGACACCGTGCTGATCAATGACTACCCCTTTGGCTATTCGCTGCTGTGTGCGGTGCTGCTGCACGATCTGTCGCTGGACAGCGAGCAGCGCGCCAAGCTGCTCGATCGACTGCAGGGAGCGCGAGTGGTTGCCGGATGGTTCGACGGCTTCCGCAAAGGATTGATCGAAGGCAAGCCAAAGCCCCCGGCTGCACAGGACATCAACGCACTGGGGCTCGACAGCGATCTGCTCAAACGCGTCGTGGAGGCCCTCGATCGTTTGATCAACCGCGGTCAGCCGCCCTCGACCCGGGCGCTGCGCGCGCTGCAGAGGGCCAAGGACGACGAGCACCAGAACCCTGGGCTGCGTTGCGCGATCATGGCCATTCTGAGCTGGTCGGAACGGATGCTGCGCAACCGCGCGCAACAGCCCGCGGCGCCAGCCTGGCAAGCGTGGAAGCTGCGCAGTCGGCTCGATCGCAAAGGTTATGCGCTGACGCTTGGCGCGGTAATCTTCGGCGCGGTGGCGCCGGGCTTCGTCCCTGATGTTGGTATACCGGTCATGCTTGGCGATGCCGGCAGGGTGCTGATCGTGCTGCTGCTGATCAGCGCGTTGCTGCGCAGAATGCGCGACCTAGACCAAGGCGTGTGGCTGATGATTGGGGTATTGGTACTCAGCCGCCTGATACCGTTCCTGCCGCTGGTTGTCATGGCGCTTCCCGGCGACAAGCTGCCTAACCAGTACGGCCCGCCGCCGGGCCGGTCCGAACCGTTGCAAGACGGCCTGCAAGCCGCCCTGCGCCGGCTGAACGGTCAGTAG
- a CDS encoding helix-turn-helix domain-containing protein yields the protein MGIQVISRDGQPEYAVVPWEQYQALLKAAGQAPAKSDEHSEEASALAPEQVALPALSELAHLRVTKGIAPEALARNVGISPAYLAMIESGEREPGDAILRALAWHLGVPGWSQPS from the coding sequence ATGGGTATTCAGGTCATCAGCCGGGACGGTCAGCCCGAGTACGCCGTCGTGCCCTGGGAGCAGTACCAGGCGTTGTTGAAGGCCGCAGGCCAGGCTCCGGCCAAGAGCGACGAGCACAGTGAGGAAGCGTCAGCGCTGGCGCCAGAGCAGGTGGCCTTGCCGGCCCTGAGCGAGTTGGCGCATCTGCGCGTGACCAAGGGCATTGCCCCCGAGGCGCTGGCGCGCAATGTCGGTATCAGCCCGGCCTATCTGGCAATGATAGAGTCCGGTGAGCGCGAGCCGGGTGATGCCATCCTGCGTGCCCTGGCCTGGCATCTGGGTGTTCCTGGCTGGAGTCAGCCGTCATGA
- a CDS encoding LysR family transcriptional regulator ArgP, producing MFDYKLLAALSAVVEQAGFERAAQVLGLSQPAVSQRIKLLEARIGRPVLVRATPPVPTETGRRLLYHVQQVLLLERDLRQYVPTLDEDGAPERLRLAINADSLATWWAAAVGQFCFEQRILLDLVVDDQAVSLKRLRAGEVAACVCANERPLSGARSELLGAMRYRAVASPGFRLRHFTGPVTAQQIACSPALVFGPDDYLQHRYLASLGYEGGFQHHYCPSSEGFIRMAEAGVGWGLVPELQILEQLRDGRLQELFADTPIDVPLYWHYWRNSGDVLKRMTEHLLASTPRWLIVPRTTAVLALGASLPSPERLGVPLNPPR from the coding sequence ATGTTTGACTACAAACTGCTTGCCGCTTTGTCCGCCGTTGTAGAACAGGCTGGTTTCGAACGCGCTGCGCAAGTTCTCGGGCTTTCTCAACCTGCTGTGTCACAGCGCATAAAATTGCTTGAGGCAAGGATTGGCCGACCGGTGCTCGTGCGCGCCACCCCGCCGGTGCCGACTGAAACTGGCCGGCGCTTGCTGTATCACGTTCAACAGGTGCTTCTGCTGGAGCGCGATCTACGTCAATACGTACCCACGCTGGATGAAGACGGCGCACCCGAGCGTTTGCGCTTGGCGATCAATGCCGACAGCCTGGCGACGTGGTGGGCAGCAGCGGTTGGACAATTCTGCTTCGAACAGCGAATCCTGCTGGACCTAGTGGTTGATGATCAGGCCGTAAGCCTCAAGCGCTTGCGCGCTGGCGAAGTCGCGGCCTGCGTCTGTGCGAACGAGCGTCCACTCAGTGGGGCTCGCAGTGAGTTGCTCGGTGCCATGCGCTATCGTGCAGTGGCCAGTCCAGGGTTCCGATTGCGCCACTTCACCGGTCCGGTCACCGCGCAGCAGATTGCCTGCAGCCCGGCTTTGGTGTTTGGTCCAGACGACTATCTTCAGCACCGCTACTTGGCCTCGCTGGGTTATGAAGGCGGCTTTCAGCATCACTACTGCCCGTCGTCGGAGGGCTTCATACGCATGGCCGAGGCGGGTGTCGGCTGGGGGCTCGTGCCTGAGTTGCAGATCCTCGAGCAACTGCGGGACGGACGCCTTCAAGAGCTCTTTGCCGATACGCCCATTGATGTGCCGCTGTACTGGCATTACTGGCGTAATAGCGGTGACGTGCTGAAGCGCATGACAGAGCATCTGCTCGCGTCTACACCGCGATGGTTGATCGTACCGCGCACTACGGCAGTACTGGCTCTAGGCGCTTCATTACCCTCGCCAGAGCGGCTTGGCGTACCCTTGAATCCACCCCGATGA
- a CDS encoding carboxy terminal-processing peptidase, with amino-acid sequence MKHFLPRTALALVVGLGTLALGSTASAANKWDSLQPDRDEVVASLNVVELLKRHHYSKPPLNDARSVIIYDSYIKLLDPSRSYFTAADIAEFDKWKTQFDDFLKSGNLDPGFTIYKRYLNRVKARLDFALAELNKGVDKIDFTTHETLLVDRKDAPWLKNDAELDDLWRKRVKDEVLRQKIAGKDLKQIQETLTKRYKNQLARLDQTRAEDIFQAYINTFAQSYDPHTNYLSPDNAENFDINMSLSLEGIGAVLQSDNDQVKIVRLVPAGPAAKTKQVAPADKIIGVAQGNKEMVDVVGWRLDEVVKLIRGPKGSVVRLEVIPANNAPNDQTSKIVSITREAVKLEEQAAKKSVLKLKQDGRDYKLGIIEIPAFYLDFKAYRAGDPDYKSTTRDVKKLLTELQKEKVDGVVIDLRNNGGGSLQEATELTSLFIDKGPTVLVRNSDGRVDVLEDENPGAFYKGPLTLLVNRLSASASEIFAGAMQDYHRALIIGGQTFGKGTVQTIQPLNHGELKLTLAKFYRVSGQSTQHQGVLPDIDYPSIIDTKEIGESALPEAMPWDTIRPVVRPAADPFKPYLAQLKARHEARSEKDPEFAYIRDRLALTQKLMNEKTVSLNEQERRTRHDEIDAKQLALENVRRKAKGEEPLKELKKEDEDALPTEPDDTKPEDDAYLAETGRILLDYLSLSGAKR; translated from the coding sequence ATGAAGCACTTCCTGCCCCGCACCGCACTCGCCCTGGTCGTTGGCCTGGGTACCCTTGCGCTGGGCAGTACTGCCTCGGCTGCCAACAAGTGGGACTCTCTGCAACCGGACCGCGACGAGGTGGTCGCCAGCCTCAACGTGGTCGAGTTGCTCAAGCGGCATCACTACAGCAAGCCGCCGCTCAACGATGCACGCTCGGTCATCATCTACGACAGCTACATCAAGTTGCTCGATCCCTCGCGCAGCTATTTCACTGCGGCCGACATCGCCGAGTTCGACAAGTGGAAGACGCAGTTCGACGATTTCCTCAAGAGCGGCAACCTCGACCCCGGCTTCACCATCTACAAACGCTACCTGAATCGGGTCAAGGCACGTCTCGACTTCGCGCTGGCCGAGTTGAACAAGGGCGTCGACAAGATCGACTTCACCACCCACGAAACCTTGCTGGTCGACCGCAAGGACGCACCGTGGCTGAAGAACGACGCCGAGCTCGATGACCTGTGGCGCAAACGGGTCAAGGATGAAGTGCTGCGCCAGAAGATCGCCGGCAAGGACTTGAAGCAGATTCAGGAAACCCTGACCAAGCGCTACAAGAACCAGCTCGCGCGTCTCGACCAGACCCGCGCCGAGGACATCTTCCAGGCCTACATCAATACCTTCGCCCAGTCCTACGATCCGCACACCAACTACCTGTCACCCGACAACGCGGAAAACTTCGACATCAACATGAGCCTGTCGCTGGAAGGCATCGGCGCGGTGCTGCAAAGCGACAACGATCAGGTCAAGATCGTCCGCCTGGTCCCGGCAGGTCCTGCCGCCAAGACCAAACAGGTCGCACCTGCCGACAAGATCATCGGCGTCGCCCAGGGCAACAAGGAAATGGTCGATGTGGTCGGCTGGCGCCTGGATGAAGTGGTCAAGCTGATCCGCGGTCCGAAAGGCTCGGTGGTCCGTCTGGAGGTGATTCCGGCCAACAACGCGCCGAACGATCAGACCAGCAAGATCGTTTCCATCACCCGCGAAGCGGTCAAGCTCGAAGAGCAGGCAGCGAAGAAGTCGGTGCTCAAGCTCAAGCAGGATGGCCGCGACTACAAGCTGGGGATCATCGAGATTCCAGCGTTCTACCTCGACTTCAAGGCCTACCGCGCGGGTGATCCTGACTACAAGAGCACCACGCGCGACGTGAAGAAGCTGCTCACCGAGTTGCAGAAGGAAAAAGTCGACGGCGTGGTCATCGACCTGCGCAACAACGGCGGTGGCTCGCTTCAGGAAGCCACCGAGCTGACCAGCCTTTTCATCGACAAGGGCCCGACCGTGCTGGTGCGTAACAGCGACGGCCGCGTCGACGTGCTTGAAGATGAAAATCCCGGGGCGTTCTACAAAGGTCCGCTGACGCTGTTGGTGAACCGCCTTTCTGCCTCTGCTTCGGAAATTTTCGCCGGCGCCATGCAGGACTATCACCGCGCGCTGATCATCGGTGGGCAAACCTTCGGCAAGGGCACGGTGCAGACCATCCAGCCGCTCAACCACGGCGAACTGAAGCTGACCCTGGCCAAGTTCTATCGGGTTTCTGGGCAGAGCACCCAGCACCAGGGCGTGCTGCCGGACATCGATTACCCGTCGATCATCGACACCAAGGAAATCGGTGAAAGCGCGCTGCCCGAGGCCATGCCGTGGGACACCATCCGCCCGGTGGTGCGGCCTGCGGCCGATCCGTTCAAGCCGTACCTTGCGCAACTGAAGGCGCGGCATGAAGCGCGCAGCGAGAAAGACCCCGAGTTCGCCTACATCCGCGATCGGCTGGCGCTGACGCAAAAGCTCATGAACGAGAAGACCGTCAGCCTCAATGAGCAGGAACGCCGCACCCGTCACGACGAGATCGACGCCAAGCAACTGGCCCTGGAAAACGTTCGTCGCAAGGCCAAGGGTGAGGAGCCGCTCAAAGAGCTGAAGAAAGAGGACGAGGACGCGCTGCCGACCGAGCCGGATGACACCAAGCCCGAGGACGATGCCTACCTGGCAGAGACCGGGCGCATCCTGCTCGACTACCTCAGCCTCAGTGGCGCCAAACGCTGA
- a CDS encoding molecular chaperone HscC: protein MQDALAPDTPNVTSTSPLLGIDLGTTNSLIAIWQDGKAQLIANALGEVLTPSVVSVDDDGSILVGKAARARLTTHPDRTAAAFKRFMGSDKHFQLGDQRFTPEELSALVLGALKQDAEAHVGCSVSEAVISVPAYFSDEQRKRTVFAAELAGLKVQRLINEPTAAAMAYGLHEQKFERTLVFDLGGGTFDVTVLEYALPLIEVHASTGDNYLGGEDFTDALLAACLREWGLTLETLSPQVLASLHDAIEQFKCQAGEGSRVLHWNGDGQAREWQIDDSTLQSIWAPLLARVRTPIEQALRDARLSPRELDSLVLVGGATRMPQVQQLVAKLFGKLPYRHLDPDTIVALGAASQAACKARDAAIDELILTDVCPYTLGVASQRGEDAPGAFSPIIERNTIIPTSKVQRFYSAHPEQKSVRIAVYQGERPWVRDNILVDSFDIPLQPTGQIQSLDVRFSYDINGLLEVDVTFIETGLKHSHSIDRSPTGLDPEARQASHERLSGLKIHPRDTLPNRTLLARLERAWMQALGDERELIGNWLDTFNGVLAGQQSSEINRQRQALSQALDELRY from the coding sequence ATGCAGGATGCCCTCGCCCCAGACACGCCGAACGTCACATCCACGTCACCCCTCCTGGGCATCGACCTGGGCACCACCAACAGCCTTATTGCCATCTGGCAGGACGGCAAGGCGCAGTTGATCGCCAACGCCTTGGGTGAGGTGCTGACGCCCTCAGTGGTCAGCGTCGATGATGACGGCAGTATCCTGGTCGGCAAGGCTGCCCGTGCGCGGTTGACCACTCACCCAGACCGTACGGCTGCTGCGTTCAAGCGTTTCATGGGCAGTGACAAGCATTTCCAGCTGGGCGATCAGCGCTTCACCCCGGAAGAGCTGTCCGCGCTGGTGCTTGGGGCATTGAAGCAGGACGCCGAAGCGCATGTGGGTTGCAGCGTCAGCGAGGCGGTGATTTCGGTGCCGGCCTACTTCAGCGACGAGCAGCGTAAACGCACCGTGTTCGCCGCCGAGCTGGCCGGGCTCAAGGTGCAGCGCCTGATCAACGAACCGACCGCCGCTGCCATGGCCTACGGCCTGCACGAGCAGAAGTTCGAGCGCACACTGGTGTTCGACCTGGGCGGCGGCACCTTCGACGTGACCGTGCTGGAGTACGCCCTGCCGCTGATCGAGGTGCATGCCTCCACCGGCGACAACTACCTGGGCGGGGAGGATTTCACCGACGCCTTGCTGGCGGCCTGCCTGCGCGAGTGGGGGCTGACCCTCGAGACCCTGTCGCCACAGGTGCTGGCCAGCCTGCATGACGCCATCGAGCAGTTCAAGTGTCAGGCCGGTGAGGGCAGTCGCGTGCTGCACTGGAACGGTGATGGTCAGGCGCGTGAATGGCAGATCGACGACAGCACCTTGCAGAGTATCTGGGCGCCGTTGCTGGCGCGTGTGCGCACGCCGATCGAGCAGGCCCTGCGCGATGCCCGGTTAAGCCCGCGCGAGCTCGACAGCCTGGTACTGGTCGGTGGCGCCACGCGCATGCCGCAAGTGCAGCAACTGGTGGCCAAGCTGTTTGGCAAGCTGCCGTATCGGCACCTCGACCCGGATACCATCGTCGCCCTCGGCGCCGCCAGCCAGGCGGCCTGCAAGGCGCGCGACGCAGCCATCGACGAACTGATCCTCACCGATGTGTGCCCGTACACCCTGGGTGTGGCCTCGCAGCGCGGCGAAGATGCGCCGGGCGCGTTCTCGCCGATCATCGAGCGCAACACCATCATCCCCACTTCCAAGGTGCAGCGCTTCTACAGCGCTCATCCCGAGCAGAAGAGTGTGCGCATCGCGGTGTATCAGGGCGAACGGCCGTGGGTGCGTGACAACATTCTGGTCGACAGCTTCGACATCCCGTTGCAGCCGACCGGGCAAATCCAGTCGCTGGACGTGCGTTTCAGTTATGACATCAACGGCCTGCTGGAGGTGGACGTCACCTTCATCGAGACCGGACTCAAGCACAGCCACAGCATCGACCGCAGCCCCACCGGTCTGGATCCCGAAGCGCGTCAGGCCAGCCACGAACGCCTGTCTGGCCTGAAGATCCACCCGCGCGATACCTTGCCCAACCGCACCTTGCTGGCACGCCTGGAGCGCGCCTGGATGCAGGCGCTAGGTGATGAGCGGGAGTTGATCGGCAACTGGCTGGACACCTTCAACGGCGTCCTCGCCGGACAGCAGAGCAGCGAGATCAATCGCCAGCGCCAGGCGCTCAGCCAGGCGCTGGACGAACTGCGCTACTGA
- a CDS encoding FKBP-type peptidyl-prolyl cis-trans isomerase has product MKQHRLAAAVALVGLVLAGCDAKTSDVELKTPSQKASYGIGLNMGKSLAQEGMDDLDSKAVALGIEDAVGKKDQRLKDEELVEAFTALQKRAEERLAKASEEAASAGKKFLEENGKKQGVVTTASGLQYEVVKKADGPQPKPTDVVTVHYEGKLIDGKVFDSSVERGSPIDLPVSGVIPGWVEGLQLMHVGEKYKLYIPAELAYGAQSPSPQIPANSVLVFDLELLGIKDPAQAQEQAPDSPSAEPAAPAQ; this is encoded by the coding sequence ATGAAACAACATCGTCTGGCGGCTGCGGTTGCCCTGGTAGGTCTGGTGCTTGCAGGCTGCGACGCGAAGACCAGCGACGTCGAGCTCAAGACGCCTTCGCAGAAAGCCTCGTACGGCATCGGCCTGAACATGGGCAAGAGCCTGGCTCAGGAAGGCATGGACGACCTGGACTCCAAGGCCGTGGCCCTGGGTATCGAAGATGCGGTCGGCAAGAAAGATCAGCGCCTCAAGGACGAAGAGTTGGTAGAAGCGTTCACCGCCCTGCAAAAGCGCGCCGAAGAGCGTCTGGCCAAGGCCAGCGAAGAGGCCGCCAGCGCTGGCAAGAAATTCCTCGAAGAAAATGGCAAGAAGCAGGGTGTCGTCACCACCGCTTCCGGCCTGCAATACGAAGTCGTGAAAAAGGCCGATGGCCCGCAGCCCAAGCCGACTGACGTGGTCACTGTTCACTACGAAGGCAAACTCATCGACGGCAAAGTGTTCGACAGCTCGGTCGAGCGCGGTAGCCCCATCGATCTGCCGGTCAGCGGTGTGATCCCAGGCTGGGTCGAGGGCCTGCAACTGATGCACGTTGGCGAGAAGTACAAGCTGTACATTCCCGCCGAGCTGGCCTACGGCGCACAAAGCCCAAGCCCACAGATTCCGGCTAACTCGGTACTGGTGTTCGACCTCGAACTGCTCGGTATCAAGGACCCGGCTCAGGCTCAGGAGCAGGCGCCAGACTCGCCGAGCGCCGAACCCGCCGCTCCGGCTCAGTAA
- a CDS encoding DUF1266 domain-containing protein, protein MDESAQHWLHLLSAPMAALNGASLTAADYHEGEDKTDLERWWGLSNRAQLLDILNMADNGHALELADAYWQFQRCLPQQWQRRLAELPLRERIKYQYAARTFPECGPGGTRAWDLGRMSFLLRNGVKKAWITYEESLWLHYRLALRARHYYNHWDSYIAGYLFGKALWNASDCPDEQLAAELQRQGNEHWNRCIALNLRLSAQQLLADVPWDMPLPEPYRPNSLEEDCWS, encoded by the coding sequence ATGGACGAATCCGCGCAGCACTGGCTGCACCTGCTGTCCGCCCCCATGGCCGCCCTCAACGGTGCCAGCCTGACCGCCGCCGACTACCACGAAGGCGAAGACAAGACCGACCTGGAGCGCTGGTGGGGTTTGAGCAATCGCGCTCAGTTGCTCGATATCCTCAACATGGCCGACAACGGTCATGCCCTTGAACTGGCCGACGCCTACTGGCAGTTCCAGCGCTGTCTGCCCCAGCAATGGCAGCGACGTCTGGCTGAGCTGCCGCTGCGCGAGCGCATCAAGTACCAGTACGCCGCGCGCACCTTTCCCGAATGCGGCCCCGGTGGCACCCGCGCCTGGGACCTGGGGCGCATGAGCTTTCTGCTGCGCAATGGCGTGAAGAAAGCCTGGATCACCTACGAAGAAAGCCTGTGGCTGCACTATCGCCTGGCCTTGCGTGCGCGGCATTACTACAACCACTGGGACAGCTACATCGCCGGTTACCTGTTCGGTAAGGCGCTGTGGAATGCTTCCGACTGTCCCGACGAGCAACTGGCGGCCGAGCTGCAGCGCCAGGGCAATGAGCACTGGAACCGCTGCATCGCGCTCAATCTGCGCTTGAGTGCTCAGCAACTGCTGGCCGACGTACCGTGGGACATGCCACTGCCCGAGCCCTACCGCCCCAACTCTCTGGAAGAGGACTGCTGGTCATGA
- a CDS encoding YkvA family protein yields the protein MSAPWNFARFLPLAERLLSRGRLPALLFAVARKGPKLGKMRDDLRLMQSLCLAWWRGEYRAISTKALVTIVAGLLYFVSPIDAIPDWILGVGFLDDIAVLGWVMKTVADELARFKAWRDSQSPERLRKVERLPDSPEALRLERSAP from the coding sequence ATGAGCGCACCGTGGAATTTCGCCCGTTTCCTGCCTTTGGCTGAACGCCTGCTGAGTCGCGGGCGTTTGCCTGCCTTGCTCTTCGCAGTGGCGCGCAAAGGCCCCAAGCTTGGCAAGATGCGCGACGACCTGCGTTTGATGCAGTCGCTGTGTCTGGCCTGGTGGCGCGGCGAGTACCGCGCGATCAGCACCAAGGCACTGGTGACCATCGTCGCGGGCCTGTTGTATTTCGTCAGCCCCATCGACGCCATTCCCGATTGGATCCTGGGTGTCGGCTTTCTCGACGACATCGCCGTGCTCGGTTGGGTGATGAAAACCGTGGCCGATGAGCTGGCCCGCTTCAAGGCCTGGCGCGACAGCCAGAGTCCAGAGCGTCTGCGCAAGGTCGAGCGTCTCCCCGACAGCCCAGAAGCGCTGCGCCTGGAAAGATCTGCCCCTTGA